A single genomic interval of Terriglobus albidus harbors:
- a CDS encoding multicopper oxidase domain-containing protein, which produces MRVRRYERGHSHVFYTLFLSTIALTSTAFLPAFRTAVAQSTPGNRVSPEFREPVTLATKDGVLEVRLTARQGAATLDTSAKPVENFLLFDYELLRGTASNGKTTGRGLYPAPTLQVYPGEKLIVHLDNALTGLAIDDYFSPQYTKTGGEIPLYPIQMKSSPLNLHVHGVHVSPKGNADNVMVHIPAGMSNTYTYEIPRNMPQGAYWYHSHLHTLTGPQTYAGLAGLLSIGRTDGGLQLVTEKKIPVRNMLLQYNGVFDRSNGAAVLNNVNWAQYVNTATPPKGDELAKGTYRPLLTPTNFTRSKPGTTYFTVWYAGPLSVRNDRGLLQTIPSSLQTFIPADPKTGKTIPADPSLPDDKRDVQFTVNGQFEPTLKSKAGQTEIWVLANISDFAYINLQLTETATGRHPKIAIIGEDGNPFPAVHYPVTDEGTRLLIPPASRAAIAVTMPEKGDLILEMPPRGSGTKTINVPGVLYTSNGTENPPAVLGSLSVGPSAVSYVDGFFAFPTQVLLKAVPSEGKGETTAFVEGQKLGGYNSFVDLTDARPDFKREIVISGGFLDTLASNADPKAFTYVFDGAAFPNMPLIQPRLNSVEEWKFINNNNDEHPIHIHVNDFQVMEYYDPTTGLRTGPQPWGLDNVNVPAPTMQVDETVIQPGILSFRTRFDDYAGLFVMHCHRLNHEDNGLMALVNVIPAVSTYAVAIPGTGGAPTEVRIFDAKDDKQISTVIPFPGYQESVSVAMGDVDGDGVLDLIVGSGRNHVPEVVAYAGGNLARGPFGTELARFQPFASNAGNGVTVAAAQIDGTTADNIIVGSGPGMPSEVKVFSTRLPSSHGTAPTLFSSFKPYGDDTSGVTLAAGIVDFTTGRNSIVTAPGAGKTAEVKVFVFSLLSPIAGGSHAGMKMPAMDQPAQTAAFFPFGKNYTGGVSLGAGWLAGSLGGAQRIIVSQLTDKGTVKVFSNGSALDGGPEMYLHNPEEHIHGATFREIASFNPFPGSGAQVATTSTTTGANLLVSGATSQGTRVLKFDFERADAKANTLKPLPLGEIAPTAGTRPIVLAGD; this is translated from the coding sequence ATGCGCGTTCGTCGATACGAGCGTGGGCATTCCCACGTGTTTTACACACTCTTTCTGAGCACGATCGCCCTCACCTCAACCGCGTTTCTTCCCGCCTTCCGTACCGCCGTCGCACAAAGCACGCCCGGCAACCGCGTCTCTCCTGAATTTCGCGAACCGGTCACCCTCGCCACCAAAGACGGTGTGCTGGAGGTCCGCCTGACCGCGCGCCAGGGTGCGGCAACGCTCGATACCTCGGCCAAACCGGTAGAGAACTTTCTTCTCTTTGACTACGAGCTCCTCCGCGGTACCGCCTCTAACGGCAAGACGACCGGACGCGGCCTGTATCCCGCGCCGACGCTGCAGGTCTATCCCGGTGAGAAGCTAATCGTCCATCTCGACAACGCTCTGACCGGCCTCGCGATCGATGACTACTTCAGCCCCCAGTACACAAAGACCGGCGGAGAAATCCCTCTCTATCCCATTCAGATGAAGTCGTCGCCCCTGAACCTGCACGTACATGGCGTACATGTCAGCCCAAAGGGCAATGCAGACAACGTCATGGTCCATATCCCCGCCGGCATGTCGAACACCTATACCTACGAGATTCCCAGGAATATGCCACAGGGAGCGTACTGGTATCACTCGCATCTGCACACGCTGACCGGGCCGCAGACCTATGCCGGACTCGCCGGACTGCTTTCCATCGGCCGAACCGATGGAGGCCTGCAACTTGTGACCGAAAAGAAGATCCCCGTTCGCAACATGCTGCTGCAGTACAACGGCGTCTTCGACCGCTCCAATGGAGCTGCCGTTCTGAACAATGTGAACTGGGCGCAGTATGTCAATACGGCTACACCGCCGAAAGGCGACGAGCTCGCCAAAGGCACCTATCGTCCCTTGCTCACACCGACCAACTTCACCAGATCGAAACCGGGAACTACCTATTTCACCGTCTGGTATGCAGGCCCGCTCTCTGTCCGCAACGATCGTGGCCTGTTGCAAACCATCCCAAGTAGCCTGCAGACATTCATCCCAGCCGATCCGAAAACCGGCAAAACGATACCGGCCGACCCATCGCTGCCCGATGACAAGCGCGATGTGCAGTTCACCGTAAACGGCCAGTTCGAACCCACGCTCAAGAGCAAGGCAGGACAGACAGAGATCTGGGTCCTGGCTAATATCAGTGACTTCGCCTACATCAATCTTCAGCTCACAGAGACCGCGACCGGCCGCCACCCGAAGATCGCCATCATCGGTGAAGATGGGAATCCTTTTCCCGCCGTTCATTATCCGGTCACCGACGAGGGCACACGCCTGTTGATTCCACCTGCCAGCCGCGCCGCCATCGCTGTCACCATGCCGGAGAAGGGCGACCTCATCCTCGAGATGCCTCCCCGCGGCAGCGGCACAAAGACCATCAATGTCCCCGGTGTTCTGTATACCAGCAACGGCACCGAGAATCCGCCTGCTGTCCTTGGCAGCCTCAGTGTAGGGCCTTCGGCCGTAAGCTACGTCGATGGTTTCTTTGCCTTTCCCACCCAGGTGCTGCTGAAGGCCGTTCCCTCGGAAGGCAAGGGAGAGACCACGGCCTTTGTCGAAGGACAGAAGCTCGGCGGCTATAACTCCTTCGTCGATCTCACCGATGCCAGGCCTGATTTCAAACGTGAGATTGTCATCTCCGGCGGCTTCCTGGATACTCTTGCGAGCAACGCCGATCCCAAAGCCTTCACCTACGTCTTCGATGGCGCGGCATTTCCCAACATGCCGCTGATTCAACCCCGTCTGAACTCAGTGGAAGAGTGGAAGTTCATCAATAACAACAACGACGAACATCCCATTCACATCCACGTCAACGACTTCCAGGTGATGGAGTACTACGATCCGACAACCGGCCTGCGCACCGGCCCACAGCCCTGGGGCCTGGATAACGTCAACGTCCCAGCGCCGACCATGCAGGTTGACGAGACCGTCATTCAACCCGGCATTCTCTCTTTCCGCACGCGCTTTGACGACTACGCCGGCCTCTTCGTCATGCACTGTCACCGCCTCAATCACGAAGATAACGGCCTGATGGCCCTCGTGAATGTCATTCCCGCAGTCTCCACCTACGCGGTCGCCATTCCCGGAACAGGAGGCGCGCCGACCGAAGTACGCATCTTCGACGCCAAAGACGACAAGCAGATCTCCACCGTCATTCCCTTCCCCGGCTACCAGGAGAGCGTCAGTGTAGCGATGGGTGACGTCGATGGAGACGGTGTTCTCGACCTGATCGTAGGCTCCGGCAGAAATCACGTACCCGAAGTCGTCGCCTACGCGGGCGGCAACCTGGCCAGGGGACCGTTCGGCACAGAGCTGGCGCGATTTCAGCCCTTCGCCTCCAATGCGGGCAATGGTGTCACCGTCGCCGCGGCGCAGATCGACGGAACCACCGCCGACAACATCATCGTCGGCTCCGGCCCCGGCATGCCGAGCGAGGTCAAAGTCTTCAGCACCAGGCTTCCCTCTTCACACGGTACGGCCCCCACACTCTTCTCCAGCTTCAAACCCTATGGAGACGACACCTCCGGCGTCACGCTCGCAGCGGGCATCGTCGACTTCACGACCGGCCGCAACAGCATCGTCACCGCTCCCGGAGCCGGCAAGACAGCCGAGGTCAAGGTCTTCGTCTTCTCGCTGCTGTCGCCGATCGCCGGCGGAAGCCACGCGGGGATGAAGATGCCTGCCATGGATCAGCCCGCGCAGACCGCAGCCTTTTTCCCCTTCGGCAAGAACTACACGGGAGGCGTCTCCCTTGGCGCCGGATGGCTCGCCGGTTCACTCGGCGGAGCCCAGCGCATCATCGTCAGTCAGCTTACAGACAAGGGCACCGTCAAAGTCTTCTCCAATGGATCGGCGCTGGACGGCGGTCCCGAGATGTATCTCCACAACCCGGAAGAGCATATTCACGGCGCCACCTTCCGTGAGATTGCGAGCTTCAATCCATTTCCCGGTTCCGGAGCTCAGGTAGCAACCACCAGCACCACCACAGGCGCTAACCTTCTGGTCAGCGGCGCCACATCACAGGGAACACGCGTTCTGAAGTTTGACTTTGAACGTGCGGACGCAAAAGCAAATACGCTGAAGCCGCTTCCGCTTGGCGAAATTGCTCCCACAGCAGGAACACGACCGATTGTTCTGGCCGGCGACTGA
- a CDS encoding xanthine dehydrogenase family protein molybdopterin-binding subunit, with protein sequence MKATRREFVEWAVASGITLGVSRIGAGQTAVTPPGFTAHETLPGRGKWTPEFGRIDGVAKATGAKLYASDFRAADLPGWPSETSHALLVRCADATHIYEGFDLARLSKIARPTVVVTADDVKRAKIRVPAFYEGDLFCPAGKTPTYLGQPVALLIFEKFDAFDQARLALRDGQFLRFGKETGPVEGSNYGAFRFTRVAGPTPDDPDVYSPMQAGWISPGFLESSGRPIWKPLPVAKGGEYVKGATFGEEIRKGLANKDAGLLVLDREFETQSVDPVFLEPECGLAWYDSSTQKLETVLGVQSPFETTESLAFLLGEASPAFKPRVIDAQFAYVGGGFGGRDHTPFPLYVTLAGMFYPGHAVRLAHDRFQQFQGGIKRHAFKMRSQIGIDRATGKITAFAADHVLDGGGMMNYSPSVATVGATGALGIYDVPKVDVTTVAMHTRGVTAGSMRGYGTLQTMTALETLIDEVACALPMDPIEFRRRNALPPGGRIMTGHAFSVSTRTKEILSKLEKHPIWRRRAAEKGQAKPGFLVGTGVAIATKDYGSGADCSLGRVEISPEGRISIHCDAVEMGNGIGTALANRVALHLGGRADEVTVAQVDAFDALELVKTGDPFTMAQAAQDEGEKNPRWVPEISSPTSASIGAHVGTQAAAEAARILFRFGLWPAAIALWGIAPHDPRAKQSDEAYWQDDILIMTGLDPLPLKKIAAKAHAMKLVTGVMAHAFSRWAWAQATFAIHGESWTADIDALAVRYGDDGFTRLSRSSVAFPPTDYNRIGVAFSSRCGTLVRVEIERATGKLRIAKAYSALECGQALVPEVVVGQSQGGFAMGVGYALLETLPPFEDGPGNGQWNLGQYRIARGSDLPLHDLEIEVLPPLPKEPPKGMAEVVMIPVVAALLNAIFDATGHRFRSLPVTQTMIKDALA encoded by the coding sequence ATGAAGGCAACTCGACGGGAATTCGTGGAGTGGGCCGTGGCAAGCGGCATCACGCTCGGCGTTTCGCGCATCGGAGCAGGCCAGACAGCGGTAACTCCGCCCGGCTTCACGGCGCACGAGACCTTACCGGGACGCGGCAAGTGGACGCCGGAGTTCGGGCGCATCGACGGCGTGGCCAAGGCTACCGGTGCAAAGCTCTACGCCTCAGACTTTCGCGCAGCCGACCTTCCCGGCTGGCCCTCTGAGACATCGCATGCCCTGCTGGTCCGTTGTGCCGATGCAACGCATATCTATGAAGGTTTCGATCTCGCCCGCCTGAGCAAGATCGCCAGGCCGACCGTCGTGGTTACCGCTGACGACGTGAAACGCGCCAAAATCCGCGTGCCTGCCTTCTACGAAGGCGATCTCTTCTGCCCTGCCGGCAAGACACCCACCTATCTGGGCCAGCCGGTCGCGCTGCTCATCTTCGAGAAGTTCGACGCCTTCGACCAGGCGCGCCTCGCCCTGCGCGATGGTCAATTCCTCAGGTTCGGCAAGGAGACCGGCCCTGTCGAGGGTTCCAACTATGGAGCCTTCCGCTTTACCCGGGTTGCCGGTCCCACACCCGACGATCCGGACGTCTACTCCCCCATGCAGGCAGGCTGGATCAGTCCAGGCTTCCTCGAAAGCTCCGGCCGTCCCATCTGGAAACCTCTGCCCGTCGCCAAAGGCGGTGAATACGTCAAAGGCGCGACCTTCGGCGAAGAGATCCGCAAAGGGCTTGCCAACAAAGACGCCGGCTTGCTCGTGCTGGACCGTGAGTTCGAGACACAGTCCGTCGATCCCGTGTTCCTTGAGCCGGAGTGCGGCCTTGCCTGGTACGACAGCTCCACTCAAAAGCTGGAAACAGTGCTTGGCGTGCAGTCTCCCTTTGAGACCACCGAATCGCTCGCGTTTCTTCTCGGTGAAGCGAGCCCCGCGTTCAAGCCCAGGGTCATCGATGCCCAGTTCGCCTACGTCGGCGGAGGCTTCGGTGGCCGCGATCACACGCCGTTCCCGCTCTACGTCACACTCGCCGGCATGTTCTATCCCGGCCACGCTGTACGTCTCGCCCATGACCGCTTCCAGCAGTTTCAGGGAGGCATCAAACGCCACGCGTTCAAGATGCGCTCGCAGATCGGCATCGATCGCGCTACCGGGAAGATCACGGCCTTCGCCGCCGATCATGTCCTCGACGGCGGCGGCATGATGAACTACTCCCCCAGCGTCGCCACCGTCGGCGCAACCGGAGCCCTGGGCATCTATGACGTGCCGAAGGTCGACGTTACCACCGTCGCCATGCACACCCGCGGCGTCACCGCCGGCTCCATGCGCGGCTATGGAACGCTGCAGACGATGACGGCGCTCGAAACTCTGATCGATGAGGTTGCCTGCGCTCTTCCCATGGATCCTATCGAGTTCCGCCGCCGCAATGCTCTTCCGCCCGGCGGACGCATCATGACCGGTCATGCCTTCTCTGTTTCCACACGCACCAAAGAGATCCTCAGCAAGCTGGAAAAGCACCCCATCTGGCGCAGGCGCGCCGCTGAGAAAGGACAGGCGAAGCCAGGTTTCCTGGTCGGTACAGGAGTCGCCATTGCCACCAAAGACTACGGATCGGGTGCTGACTGTTCTCTCGGACGCGTGGAGATCAGCCCCGAGGGCCGCATCTCCATCCACTGCGATGCCGTCGAGATGGGCAATGGCATCGGAACAGCGCTGGCGAATCGCGTCGCCCTGCATCTCGGCGGGCGCGCCGACGAGGTCACGGTCGCACAGGTCGATGCCTTTGACGCTCTGGAGCTGGTAAAGACCGGTGACCCCTTCACCATGGCCCAGGCCGCCCAGGACGAAGGCGAGAAGAACCCGCGATGGGTTCCGGAGATCAGCTCCCCGACCAGCGCCTCGATCGGAGCACACGTGGGCACACAGGCAGCCGCTGAAGCCGCACGTATCCTCTTCCGCTTCGGCCTGTGGCCCGCGGCCATCGCGCTGTGGGGTATCGCTCCCCATGATCCGCGGGCAAAGCAGTCCGACGAGGCCTACTGGCAGGACGACATCCTCATCATGACCGGTCTTGATCCTCTGCCACTCAAGAAGATTGCGGCCAAAGCGCATGCAATGAAGCTCGTCACCGGCGTTATGGCGCACGCTTTCTCTCGCTGGGCGTGGGCTCAGGCCACCTTTGCAATCCACGGTGAAAGCTGGACGGCCGATATCGACGCCCTTGCCGTTCGTTATGGCGATGACGGCTTCACCCGTCTCAGCCGCAGCTCCGTTGCCTTTCCGCCGACCGACTACAACCGCATTGGCGTTGCCTTCTCCTCACGCTGTGGAACTCTTGTTCGCGTCGAGATCGAACGCGCCACGGGCAAGCTGCGCATCGCCAAAGCTTATAGCGCTCTTGAGTGCGGTCAGGCCCTGGTCCCCGAGGTCGTCGTCGGACAATCGCAGGGAGGCTTCGCCATGGGCGTCGGATACGCCCTTCTGGAGACGCTGCCTCCGTTTGAAGATGGACCGGGCAACGGGCAGTGGAACCTTGGTCAATACCGCATCGCTCGCGGATCGGATCTTCCCCTGCACGATCTCGAGATCGAAGTTCTTCCGCCGCTTCCCAAAGAGCCGCCGAAAGGAATGGCCGAGGTCGTCATGATTCCGGTCGTTGCCGCGCTCCTGAACGCAATCTTCGATGCAACCGGCCATCGCTTCCGCTCGCTGCCGGTCACCCAAACCATGATCAAGGATGCCCTCGCATGA
- a CDS encoding (2Fe-2S)-binding protein — protein sequence MTTLALTINGRAYGPIEVRDDLTMNDFLREYLGMTGTKYGCGAAQCLSCAVIVDRPDGTSHTNPTCIVPASSFNGKTIRTIEGHAKNGELTILQKTFIEHFAFQCGYCTPGFLNEGQVLLERLEKTPVAHADLDTTIGEALDGHLCRCTGYVKYHEAVRAAVLAEPTRFLKDGAQ from the coding sequence ATGACAACTCTCGCCCTTACGATCAATGGCCGCGCTTATGGTCCCATCGAGGTACGCGACGACCTGACCATGAACGACTTCCTGCGCGAATACCTTGGCATGACCGGCACGAAGTACGGCTGCGGCGCTGCACAGTGCCTGAGCTGCGCCGTCATCGTCGACAGGCCCGACGGCACCAGCCACACCAATCCCACCTGCATCGTTCCCGCCTCCAGCTTCAATGGCAAAACGATACGCACGATTGAAGGTCACGCGAAGAACGGCGAGCTCACCATCCTGCAGAAGACCTTCATTGAGCACTTCGCCTTTCAGTGCGGCTACTGTACGCCAGGATTTCTCAACGAGGGCCAGGTGCTTCTCGAACGGCTCGAAAAGACTCCTGTAGCCCACGCCGATCTCGATACCACGATCGGCGAAGCCCTCGACGGGCATCTTTGCCGGTGTACCGGCTATGTGAAGTATCACGAGGCCGTCCGCGCCGCGGTTCTGGCGGAGCCTACCCGCTTCCTGAAAGACGGTGCTCAATGA
- a CDS encoding Isoquinoline 1-oxidoreductase subunit produces the protein MKIDWRLLAIVITLTLIGIVRSSAAAADKPAAASDPNTLASPKSFASIADPQKRSAAYFTELSKVLTHQRCVNCHPSGESPRQGDSRRLHQPLVVRGVDGYGRENMRCGTCHTNANFDQGRIPGNPHWHLAPAEMAWEGKTPAEICRQIKDPKRNGNRSLNDLIDHIGKDALVGWAWNPGYGRKPAPGTQQQAGELVEAWAKSGAACPQ, from the coding sequence ATGAAGATCGACTGGCGCCTTCTCGCAATCGTTATCACATTGACACTCATCGGTATCGTGAGATCCTCCGCCGCGGCAGCCGACAAACCCGCGGCTGCAAGCGATCCCAATACACTTGCCTCTCCGAAGAGCTTCGCCTCTATTGCCGATCCGCAGAAGCGTTCAGCCGCATACTTCACCGAACTGAGCAAGGTGCTCACACACCAGCGTTGCGTCAACTGCCATCCCTCGGGCGAGAGCCCACGCCAGGGAGATAGCCGCCGCCTGCATCAACCTCTGGTCGTTCGCGGCGTTGACGGCTACGGCCGCGAGAATATGCGCTGCGGCACCTGCCACACCAATGCCAACTTCGACCAGGGCCGCATCCCCGGCAATCCCCACTGGCACCTTGCGCCGGCCGAGATGGCTTGGGAGGGCAAAACGCCCGCAGAGATATGCCGGCAGATCAAAGACCCAAAGCGTAACGGCAACCGCTCACTGAACGACCTCATCGATCACATCGGCAAAGACGCCCTTGTCGGTTGGGCATGGAACCCCGGCTACGGCCGCAAACCCGCCCCAGGAACACAGCAGCAGGCCGGCGAGCTGGTGGAGGCCTGGGCAAAATCCGGCGCCGCCTGCCCGCAATAG
- a CDS encoding IS5 family transposase, translating into MRGEEAKQSGMFSYVTMEQRIASDHPVRRIRTMVDAALKRMDGELSQLYAATGRPSIAPERLLRAQLLMVLYSIRSERQLMEQLNYNLLFRWFVGMEIDDPVWDVTVFTKNRERLIAGEASQKLLLAVLEEASQHKLLSEEHFTVDGTLIQAWANRRSFHEKADPPDRGTGAGGKKLLRDTHESSTDPEARLYRKSSSGASVPSYLGHVITENRNGLVVAAMATQAGTTEERAAALKMLKRIKRKKRITLGADKGYQYEKFIKALRRRKVRPHVAEYEPNPKWPNWLNSKERSEPGYAISQRKRKLVEKVFGWMKLDRSMRQTKLRGLRKVDWMVQLMAAAHNLLRLVKLIPPIPAQS; encoded by the coding sequence ATGCGGGGAGAAGAAGCGAAGCAGAGCGGGATGTTCAGTTACGTAACGATGGAGCAGCGGATCGCATCGGATCATCCGGTGCGGAGGATCCGGACTATGGTGGATGCGGCACTGAAGCGGATGGATGGTGAGTTGTCGCAGCTTTACGCGGCGACAGGGCGACCATCGATCGCGCCGGAACGTCTGCTGCGTGCGCAGTTGCTGATGGTGCTGTACTCGATTCGCTCGGAACGGCAGTTGATGGAGCAGCTGAACTATAACCTGTTGTTCCGCTGGTTCGTGGGCATGGAGATTGACGATCCGGTGTGGGACGTGACGGTATTTACCAAGAACCGGGAGCGTCTGATCGCCGGCGAAGCCAGCCAGAAGCTTCTGCTGGCGGTGCTGGAGGAAGCTAGCCAGCACAAGCTGCTCAGCGAAGAACACTTCACGGTGGACGGCACGCTGATCCAGGCATGGGCCAACCGGCGCAGCTTCCATGAGAAGGCCGATCCTCCGGACCGTGGGACGGGAGCGGGTGGTAAGAAGCTACTGCGTGATACTCATGAGTCCTCTACCGATCCGGAAGCGCGGCTGTATCGCAAGAGCTCCAGCGGAGCATCGGTTCCCAGCTATCTGGGCCATGTGATCACCGAGAACCGCAACGGTCTGGTGGTGGCGGCCATGGCCACACAGGCCGGGACGACAGAGGAACGTGCAGCGGCTCTGAAGATGTTGAAGCGGATCAAGCGTAAAAAGCGGATCACGCTGGGAGCCGACAAGGGCTATCAGTACGAGAAGTTCATCAAGGCCCTGCGCCGTCGCAAGGTCAGGCCGCACGTGGCCGAGTATGAGCCGAACCCCAAATGGCCCAACTGGCTCAACAGCAAGGAACGCAGCGAGCCGGGATATGCGATCAGTCAGAGGAAACGCAAACTGGTTGAGAAGGTCTTCGGTTGGATGAAGCTGGACCGTTCGATGCGACAGACCAAGCTGCGTGGGCTACGCAAGGTGGACTGGATGGTACAGCTCATGGCCGCAGCCCATAATCTCCTGCGGCTGGTGAAGCTGATACCTCCCATCCCAGCACAGTCATGA
- a CDS encoding IS5 family transposase, translating into MRGEEAKQSGMFSYVTMEQRIASDHPVRRIRTMVDAALKRMDGELSQLYAATGRPSIAPERLLRAQLLMVLYSIRSERQLMEQLNYNLLFRWFVGMEIDDPVWDVTVFTKNRERLIAGEASQKLLLAVLEEASQHKLLSEEHFTVDGTLIQAWANRRSFHEKADPPDRGTGAGGKKLLRDTHESSTDPEARLYRKSSSGASVPSYLGHVITENRNGLVVAAMATQAGTTEERAAALKMLKRIKRKKRITLGADKGYQYEKFIKALRRRKVRPHVAEYEPNPKWPNWLNSKERSEPGYAISQRKRKLVEKVFGWMKLDRSMRQTKLRGLRKVDWMVQLMAAAHNLLRLVKLIPPIPAQS; encoded by the coding sequence ATGCGGGGAGAAGAAGCGAAGCAGAGCGGGATGTTCAGTTACGTAACGATGGAGCAGCGGATCGCATCGGATCATCCGGTGCGGAGGATCCGGACTATGGTGGATGCGGCACTGAAGCGGATGGATGGTGAGTTGTCGCAGCTTTACGCGGCGACAGGGCGACCATCGATCGCGCCGGAACGTCTGCTGCGTGCGCAGTTGCTGATGGTGCTGTACTCGATTCGCTCGGAACGGCAGTTGATGGAGCAGCTGAACTATAACCTGTTGTTCCGCTGGTTCGTGGGCATGGAGATTGACGATCCGGTGTGGGACGTGACGGTATTTACCAAGAACCGGGAGCGTCTGATCGCCGGCGAAGCCAGCCAGAAGCTTCTGCTGGCGGTGCTGGAGGAAGCTAGCCAGCACAAGCTGCTCAGCGAAGAACACTTCACGGTGGACGGCACGCTGATCCAGGCATGGGCCAACCGGCGCAGCTTCCATGAGAAGGCCGATCCTCCGGACCGTGGGACGGGAGCGGGTGGTAAGAAGCTACTGCGTGATACTCATGAGTCCTCTACCGATCCGGAAGCGCGGCTGTATCGCAAGAGCTCCAGCGGAGCATCGGTTCCCAGCTATCTGGGCCATGTGATCACCGAGAACCGCAACGGTCTGGTGGTGGCGGCCATGGCCACACAGGCCGGGACGACAGAGGAACGTGCAGCGGCTCTGAAGATGTTGAAGCGGATCAAGCGTAAAAAGCGGATCACGCTGGGAGCCGACAAGGGCTATCAGTACGAGAAGTTCATCAAGGCCCTGCGCCGTCGCAAGGTCAGGCCGCACGTGGCCGAGTATGAGCCGAACCCCAAATGGCCCAACTGGCTCAACAGCAAGGAACGCAGCGAGCCGGGATATGCGATCAGTCAGAGGAAACGCAAACTGGTTGAGAAGGTCTTCGGTTGGATGAAGCTGGACCGTTCGATGCGACAGACCAAGCTGCGTGGGCTACGCAAGGTGGACTGGATGGTACAGCTCATGGCCGCAGCCCATAATCTGCTGCGGCTGGTGAAGCTGATACCTCCCATCCCAGCACAGTCATGA